The window ACCCACTGAATGACTCAGTTGTTCAGCTGTACCAGAAGTCTGGAAACAAACTGCTGTGCTTCCTGTATGCAGCCCATGGTGCGGCTGAGGGTAAGAGAATCTACAagaattattaataatattgaTTACCAAAAAATGATGGATATTTTGTTTAAAGCTGAGAGTGGTGGCAAGAAGGGTGGCAAGAAGAAGGGTGGTTCCTTCCAGACTGTGTCTGCTCTTTTCAGAgtatgtttagttttgttttttgttgttttgtttttttgcagtatgTACGTccattaatgtaaaaaaaaaataaaaaaaaaaatgtgtcaatgATTATCTCCTGATCCTCAGGAAAATTTGGCCAAGCTGATGACCAATTTGAGGAGCACTCACCCTCATTTTGTGCGTTGCTTGATTCCCAATGAAACTAAGACCCCAGGTGAGTATCTCCTTTGTCGATCAAAAGAATGTCAGTGTGATTGAGCAGCACAATTTCAATCAACATAATATTAACTTTCAGGTCTTATGGAGAACTTCCTGGTCATCCATCAGCTGAGGTGTAATGGTGTGCTGGAGGGGATCAGAATCTGCAGGAAGGGATTCCCCAGCAGAATCCTCTATGGTGACTTCAAACAGAGGTTATCTTCTTAAGTTTTTATATagcatggtaaaaaaaaagttaagaatgctaataaaacaaacaaacaaaactatatatattaccatattttccacaGATACAAAGTATTGAATGCAAGTGTCATCCCTGAGGGACAGTTCATTGACAACAAGAAAGCTTCAGAGAAGCTGCTTGGCTCCATTGATGTGGATCATACTCAGTACAAGTTTGGGCACACCAAGGTAATCTTAAGTTAAATTCATCGATAACATATGTGGAAACCTTGTTAACAGATGATTGAACCAAAAACAGGTGTTCTTCAAAGCTGGTCTGCTGGGTACTCTTGAGGAGATGAGAGATGAGAAACTGGCTGAGCTGGTGACTATGACTCAGGCTCTCTGCAGAGGATATGTTATGAGGAAGGAGTTTGTCAAAATGATGGAGAGAAGGTATActttctttattaaaaaaaagaaatttttttttgctcaacccaatatttaagaaaaaaaatgaaatacacacacacacacacacacccccccacacacacacacacacacacacacacacacacacacagatacattatatatatttatttatacaattttgTTATGCAGAGAATCCATCTTCTCCATCCAGTACAACATCCGCTCCTTCATGAATGTGAAAAACTGGCCATGGCTGAAACTGTACTTTAAGATCAAACCCCTTCTGAAGAGTGCTGAGACTGAGAAGGAGCTCAGTCAAATGAAAGAGAACTATGAGAAGATGCAGTCTGACCTGGCAGCTGCTTTGGCCAAGAAAAAAGAGCTGGAGGAAAAAATGGTTTCCCTGTTGCAGGAGAAGAATGATCTGCAGCTGCAAGTGGCATCTGTAAGTAACAATAGGTTATGATTATCTTTTGTACATATTAAAGACATATGTACAGAACAATATTGATGCTATGTAAATATACATGTATGTatgaaaacaggaagtggaaaaCCTCTCTGATGCAGAAGAGCGATGTGAGGGACTCATCAAAAGCAAAATCCAACTTGAGGCAAAGCTCAAAGAGACAACTGAGAGactggaggatgaggaggaaatCAATGCTGAGCTGACAGCAAAGAAGAGGAAGCTGGAGGATGAATGCTCTGAGCTGAAGAAAGACATTGATGACTTGGAGCTCACCTTGGCTAAagtggagaaagagaaacaTGCCACTGAGAACAAGGTCAAAACAATTGAagatacatttttacaattGTGATAGAATTAAGTTAATAATACACCACCCTTAATTAATGTACAGGTGAAGAACTTGACAGAGGAGATGGCATCTCAAGATGAGGCTATTGCCAAGCTGACCAAAGAAAAGAAAGCCCTCCAAGAGTCCCATCAGCAAACTCTGGACGACCTCCAGGCAGAGGAAGATAAAGTCAACACTCTGACCAAGGCCAAGACCAAGCTGGAACAGCAAGTTGATGATGTATGGTCATATAGTCATTAATTTCCCTTTTCAGTATCTTAGCAAAAAGCATTATATTCTAATTACAATTTATAGCTTGAGGGATCTCTGGAACAAGAGAAGAAGCTCCGCATGGACCTCGAGAGAGCCAAGAGGAAGCTGGAAGGAGACCTGAAACTGGCCCAGGAATCCATCATGGACCTAGAGAATGATAAGCAGCAATCTGATGAAAAGatcaaaaagtatatatatattttaaacatttaatgtaatacaaaatataacaacaaaaaagtaaCTCTGAAAATATTTTAGGAAGGACTTTGAGATCAGCCAGCTCCTCAGTAAGATTGAGGATGAGCAGTCTCTTGGTGCTCAGCTTCAGAAGAAGATCAAGGAGCTTCAGGTAATTACTGGGACTGCTTCTGACAAATGTCATGGTTCAAAGTCAAACATTTCTATTCCTATGATCAAATGTAGGCTCGCattgaggagctggaggaggagattGAGGCTGAGAGAGCAGCTCGTGCAAAGGTGGAGAAGCAGAGAGCTGACCTCTCCAGGGAGCTTGAGGAGATCAGTGAGAGACTGGAGGAAGCTGGTGGAGCCACAGCTGCTCAGATTGAGCTGAACAAGAAACGTGAGGCTGAGTTCCAGAAGCTGCGTCGTGATCTTGAGGAGTCCACCCTGCAGCATGAGGCGACAGCCGCAGCCCTTCGCAAGAAGCAGGCTGACAGTGTGGCTGAGCTAGGAGAGCAGATCGACAACCTTCAGCGTGTCAAGCAGAAgctggagaaagagaagagcgaGTACAAAATGGAGATTGATGACCTCTCCAGCAACATGGAGTCTGTGGCTAAATCAAAGGTAATTACAGCTGTGACTGAGAAACACCAACAAATGCTTCATTTTTTGGCACACTGATACTGATTTCTTAAAATTTTTCCGGTTAGGGCAACCTGGAGAAAATGTGCAGGACACTTGAGGACCAGCTGAGTGAGCTCAAGGCCAAAAATGATGAGAATGTCCGCCAGCTGAATGACATTAATGCTCAGAAAGCAAGACTCCAGACAGAGAATGGTAATAGTCCTAAAGCTGAAAACTTTTTCAATTTTACTCTTCGGTGTGTGAAAACTAAATCCTGCTGCAACTACAGGTGAGTTTTCTCGTCAGCTTGAAGAGAAGGAAGCTCTTGTTTCTCAGCTGACCAGAGGCAAGCAGGCTTTCACTCAGCAGATTGAAGAGCTGAAGAGACATGTTGAGGAAGAAGTCAAGGTATAATGTAAATTCAAAgatattcaaaaataaatcaacactGTACTAACTATACATTTTCACAGGCAAAGAACGCCCTGGCTCATGGTGTCCAGTCTGCCCGTCATGATTGTGATCTGCTCAGAGAGCAatatgaggaggagcaggaagcaAAGGCTGAGCTGCAGAGAGCAATGTCCAAGGCCAACAGTGAAGTGGCTCAATGGAGATCCAAATATGAGACTGATGCTATTCAGCGcactgaggagctggaggaggccaAGTCAGTAGCATAACTTTGCGGCTATTAAATTCCACAGATTAAGGattttgtatctgattttatttttcaattccTTGATCACAGGAAAAAGCTGGCCCAGCGTCTGCAGGAGGCTGAGGAATCTATTGAGGCTGTGAACTCCAAGTGTGCCTCTTTGGAGAAGACAAAGCAGAGGCTGCAGGGTGAGGTGGAGGACCTCATGATTGATGTGGAGAGAGCTAATGCTTTGGCTGCCAATCTGGACAAGAAGCAGAGGAACTTTGACAAAGTAAACAACAAATATATTCAATAATGTTAATGAGTACATTTTATATGTACATAAAATATTCTTCAGGTTCTGGCAGAGTGGAAGCAGAAGTATGAGGAGGGCCAAGCTGAACTGGAGGGTGCCCAAAAGGAGGCTCGCTCTCTGAGCACTGAACTCTTTAAGATGAAGAACTCTTATGAGGAGGCCCTGGATCAGCTGGAGACcatgaagagagagaacaagaaccTGCAGCGTATGATCTGTTCACTCACTGAACATAAAATTATGAGGAAACTCAAAGTAGGTCTTTATTCTGTATAACATAGCATATATGAACTGAATTCTCTTTATTTTTCAGAGGAAATTTCTGATTTGACTGAGCAAATTGGAGAGACCGGAAAGAGCATCCATGAGTTGGAGAAGGCCAAGAAGACTGTTGAGACCGAAAAATCTGAGATACAGACAGCCCTGGAAGAAGCTGaggtattaataaaataaggGTAGCTTCTGTATTGATACCAAATAGTCTTTCGTTAATTcaatcatttgtgtttttttattcataaggGCACTCTAGAGCATGAAGAAGCCAAGATTCTGCGTGTTCAGCTGGAGCTCAACCAGGTCAAAGGTGAGGTTGACCGGAAACTGGCAGAGAAGGATGAGGAGATGGAGCAGATAAAGAGGAACAGCCAGAGAATCATTGACTCCATGCAGAGCACTCTGGATGCTGAGGTCAGGAGCAGGAATGATGCCCTGAGAGTCAAGAAGAAGATGGAGGGAGATCTGAACGAGATGGAGATTCAGCTAAGCCATGCCAACAGACAGGCAGCTGAAGCCCAGAAACAGCTCAGGAATGTCCAGGGCCAGCtcaaggtaaaaaataaaaaaacccaaaaaacccaaacaaacaaaaaaaaacccaaaaaacaaagagGCTGAAGGTCAGTTGAAGCTTGTATTAAAAATTACACCTATTCAATTTGTTACCAGGATGCTCAAATACACCTTGATGATGCTGTCAGAGGACAGGAAGATATGAAGGAGCAGGTGGCCATGGTGGAACGCAGAAATGGTCTGATGTTGGCTGAGATTGAGGAGCTGAGAGCTGCTctggagcagacagagagagcacgCAAAGTGGCTGAGCAGGAGTTGGTGGATGCCAGTGAGCGTGTTGGATTGCTTCACTCTCAGGTTTGGGTCTTGAAATCAGCAATATAGACAatgtaaaacagaaaatataaacCAAATATATCTCTGTCAAACAGAACACCAGTCTTCTGAACACCAAGAAGAAGCTGGAGTCTGATCTGGTCCAGGTTCAGAGTGAAGTGGACGATACCGTTCAAGAAGCAAGAAATGCAGAAGACAAGGCCAAAAAGGCCATCACTGATGTGAGCTCATGGttttaaacacagaaatgaCTAAATCTGTTTATGCCAGAGCAAATTTACAATGATCAATATTTCAGGCTGCCATGATGGcggaggagctgaagaaggagCAGGACACCAGTGCTCATCtggagaggatgaagaagaaccTGGAGGTCACTGTCAAGGACCTGCAGCACCGTCTGGATGAGGCTGAGAACTTGGCCATGAAGGGCGGCAAGAAGCAGCTCCAGAAACTGGAGTCCAGGGTTTGTGTCtacaattattttattgaaattgaccttaaaaaaagtcaaacattaatttataattttaaaaggTGCGTGAGCTTGAGGCAGAAGTTGAAGGTGAGCAGAGACGTGGCGCTGATGCTGTGAAGGGAGTCCGCAAATATGAGCGTAGAGTCAAAGAGCTGACCTATCAGGTAAGtttttacaagtacaaatataaGACCTCAGGTTCTGAACAGGTATTCAGTCAACACAGTTTCCTACTGTTTCATACATTTGAAGGCCTATATAATGTTcacttttatatttcttttacaATTTACAGTATTCTGTAAATTTATGCAATTTCATCTCATGACTTTACTCATATTTGTAGACTGAGGAAGACAAGAAGAATGTGAACAGACTCCAGGATCTGGTTGACAAGCTGCaactcaaagtcaaagcttaCAAGAgacaggctgaggaggctgtgggttaaaataattataatatatttaacgATGTTGGTTTATAATTAAgtttataaattatttaaaaattttaTAGGAGGAACAAGCAAACAGTCACATGTCCAGGCTCAGGAAGGTTCAGCATGAACTTGAAGAAGCTCAGGAACGGGCTGATATCGCTGAGTCCCAGGTCAACAAGCTCAGAGCCAAGAGTCGTGATGCTGGAAAGGTaatcatttataataatttataataatgtaTGTACTATAAACAATTGCAAAGTTAATACATAATTGTGTTACAGGGTGAATCTGCGGAATAACAACTCTTAAATTAAGCTTTTTTCAAGCATTCATAAAATATGAATGTTTGCTGTACTCTTTTTGAAGcctcaataaaaagtgaatcaaATTCAAATGTCTGATTCTTCAATTTATTTcaattaaattgtatttatatagcacatttaaaatacaatttatgCTGCTTCACACAAGTCAACAGGTCTGCAAAAGGACctcagtaactccctcaaataaaaaaatccatacagtgcagacatttaaaaaataaataacaaaaatccatagagtgcagacatttaaaaaataaataacattttgaattgcatcCGATGATATCGGGAGGCAGAGGAGGTAGCACAGCACAGGCATGATATTCCCTTGTCTCTTTTTGTCAGCAGATGAGTTGCAACGTTCTGTACGTTCTGTAAACGCTGTAGGGAACCCTTCTCCGCCTTCAcatacaaaatattacaaaaatccAAACGTAGAGTCCACAATCACCCCAAGATTCCTCACTGCTGGGCAACAGTAAGAGGATAGAAGACCAATCATACTGTCATGCCCAAGCAGTGGGTTAGTTTGACCAAACCACcacaatttcagttttattttgattcaaGTTCAGGAAGTTTGTGCTCAGTGAAGTCTGCACATTCCTGAGACAGTTCTGTAGACCTTTGATTATGGTCTGGCTGTCATTGGTGGTCAAtggcagatatatttgaatgccatcagcaaaacaatgaaatgcaaCATTGTACTCACCCAGGGGAAGCATGTACAGAGTTAAAAAGGTCGGCGCTTATGTAGAACTCTGGGGCACACTTACTCTAagggacacacagaggaaacCAGAAGAGCGCTGTACTGTTAATGCCCACATGTGTTTGCAAGCAAGATAGAAAAGATGCTGTGATCTATCATGATCCAAAGCCATGGCTTTGTGCCTTGGCTTAATGAGAATACACTTTGTACTCTTTAGGCTCAATGGAGCCACCTCATCCAAAATCTCCATGCAAATGTCACTGAAACAAAAGAGCAGACCATCTGGCGTGGTGTTTTGCTAATCATCTACATTCCTAGTTTCAGATGCACTGAATGCACCAGGAAACAAAGAGGTAGTCAAAGAGACTAACCACACTTTGAGGTGGTGTCATAGAGAACACGTTATAGAGAACAACACAGCAAAGTACATATTCTCCTCTGTAATTTATAATTCATATCgcatacaataaaaataatcactcacacataaacacaaaaacatctgtTTGCCTGAAGtccttttttacattattttcaatcagAATTTTACTTTTGCTCCACTCACAAGATAGCTGGTGCATTTGCCATGAAAACAAAACCCACATTCTATCTTGGCCTTATAATAcatctttggatgcaactctaTAGCCACTATAATTGCTAGCCTTAATTGGCATAATTTGGTTGCaaccaaacactatgggtgacacaATGCTCCATCAGTCCTTTATATTCTATACCCCACAAAAATATGCACCAAAAAGAAAACtagaccagtgcagagactgaaaacagcctttattccttaaaacaaaataatacaaaacaaaactagtccaaatgtgttatgtagctgttacttATCCCtgaagtaactacagaacaactttgtataaataaaaattcagacattttaaaccaaacaCAGTGGGTAAACAAATGCGCTCAACATAATCCATAAATCATTAAGACTACTGCCACAGCAATTCAGTTTCATTCTTTCCCTGTGTATTTTCCACATGTTGGAAGACAAAAAAgcagtgaaccattttaaagGTCAGTATTCTAAAACAACAGGTGCGAACCTCAACAACAGTAACCATGATGAGGATGATGTCCTTTTAACTATGTAAGTGTAAGTCATGAACATCTCAGGCTCATTTTGAGAGTTGAAGTCAACCGTGTGGGAGCACTTTTACAGTCTATAGTCCAATCTTGAGTTTCACtgtctttttcctttgtttgtCACTGTGCCTTAACAGACAAAAGAAACAAGCATTATGGATGCCATTATTCAAATGGTGTCTACCTGCCAATTAAGGTAAGATAATGTTGTAGTCACAACTAAATTTTTAAGTATAAAACAGTATGTGCTGTAGTAGTCTAATTATATTTCTATCTGGCAATGTTTTAGGAGCCATTTGGGATGGCATTTTATCATTCTACCCTGCAGACCTGTTGACACATGCCTTCTTATGAAACAGAAGTAAGtcactttatatatttttataaatgtcTGAGAATATAACTGTAACATggattgttttttcttttgtgattCAGATTTCAATGGTCATGGAGCTGTTTCGGTTGAAGAGGGTGGGCCAGATGTCCCAAGCCATCACCATAGGGCACATGGTCAGTGCGCTGCTGGAGTGGCAGAAGAAGTCTTGTACAGTGTTTACCAGTATAACATGTAACATGGCAAACTAAATTTGTGTATGCTTTCAGACAATGGCAGTTTGAATTAGAGGGAAAGTGACAAACCTcttatgaatgtgttaagatgtaaaataaatatatatcttctatgtatattttgatttaacacattatttttatacatGCTCTTATTTTTGCATACTATTCCTTTGTCTCCTCATTGTTTCAGGCCTGGGATGTAATCAACTGCCTCAAAATGTACAACAATTGTTTGAGGCAGCAAGGTTGGTGATTTCTCCAAAAAAATATCCCTGGGACCTTCAGGTGAATCTCCTGATGATCTGTATTAATTACAGTTGATTGTCTGCACAACTAATTTTGACTCTTTTACAAAGGCACCCAAAACTATTGAACATGGCAGCAAGGTTTGCGGACTTGCTGGCCTCCTGTGGATGCTACATATTTTAGTATGCCATCAAGAGAACTGAGCTTTAGGCCACTGGAATGGCCCAGTCTGTCCTGGACAGATATGAAAAATCGAACATCCCCTGTTCCAGCAGTGCTACTTTATAGTTGTTTTCAGGATCAAATAGTCCAAAACATCATGGCAAAAATCTTTCAGATGTTTCCTggaaaacaactttttcaaaatCTGAGCTCCTACTCAAAAAGTCTGCTTCGGGCCGTCACCATTGCCACAACGGACGAAATCTGTCAACTATTCTCACAAATATATACTGAGGAGCTTCCAGATTCCACTGGTGACCAGAAGTCACCTGCTCTccttttatttgagcaaaatcctGCTGTTGTACTGATTCCTGATCTTGAGTACAGACTCCCGATATAGTGGAGCCTGATCAGGTACAGACTCCCGATATGTGGAATCTAATGGAGTACAGATTCCCGATAAGGTAGAGCCTGATGGAGTACAGACTCCCGATATGGTGGAGCCTGATGGAGTATAGACTTCTGATATGGTGGAACTTGATGCAGTAGACTCTACTGCATCAGGTTCCACTACTCAGCTTCTCTACTGAATAGAGATTCCTGACACAGTAGATACTCTTTATACAGTAGAGACTGGAGTCCATGCAGAGCTGCTCTCGCTTTGTAGATCCAGGGGTACATCAGCCATCTGCCGCTTCACCAGGTGGATTCGAAAATTATTTTCTaaaggaagactaacacacattCCTCTTGATATATTTGCATTCAATAAAAACTACCGCACATTGCAGTTTGGAGTCAGTTCAGTTATTGTGTTCTATATGGTGCCAGAAAGTATTTTGTCCGCAGTCTTGTTTAACGGGTAATTTCTCAGTTTGAACTACTATGATATTGTTGTAGTCTTATTCAAAAtttggtttaaccctggtttataTGAAATGGTGGTCAAAATCTCATAGATTTTGATTAACTAATTACACTGACCGCTAGTTTCAAAATTAAAGCTATCAGAGGCTGTGCAGGATGCCATTTGGCCCAAGCAATGTGGTTCCTAGTGGTTAAAAGGATACGCCACAAGAGGCCTTTCTTATCAGTGCTTTTCACAGGGGCAAAACAGTTAAAACCATTTAGTTCTAATTTAAGCATTATATTGAATAATTAGTGATGAAGGATTGCTGACAGATGGCGTGGTGGCTGAGATTACATTGTTTTAGAGTTGTGGTGAATAGAGTGCGCTCTGTTTTGACGATAAAAATGGGGATAGTGCCACATAGCTAAGGCAATAACATGAATCATCTTCATAGACAATTCAGGATATATACTCCATCCATCCAATTTCTTCCATTTATCCGGGGCTGTGTCGcggtggcagcagtctaagcagggactcccagacttccctcaccccagacatgtcttTCATCTCCGCCAGTGGGACCCCAGGCATTCTCAGGCCAACCgagaacattcccaagagctgcagttatcaagcctctctgAAAGAAGAGCACTCTTGATGCcaaaatattgaacaattacagttttagaccccaccacaacACTGAGACCTCTCTTATCTCAGTGACAAATGACAACCGCCCGAACACTGATGCAGacagtctcagtcttgatcctgttagatctgaatGCTGCCTTTAACAATGTCAATCAtaggatcctcttacagagactacagggctgggtgggcatctctagTATGGCAcgaaactggttcaagtcctatctagaaaacagagagtacttgaaacttgaaaatgtGCCTCAGATAAAATCTGACCTGTGGGGTCCCCCAGGGGTTAATCCTGGGACTCCTGTTGTTCAacctgccattaggccagttaatatacagcaataatgtgtcatgccacaactatgcagatgacactcagatctatgtatatatgtctcactggcagcaggtgaatatggaccagtgtattcactctgccactgcatccaacagattaGTGTGTAGatccagtgtctctctctctctaaaaccttcaaatcaggatagaaatctaggggtagtaatggactcagacttgaactttaacagccatatTAAATCGATAACATCTGCAGccttttaccatct of the Periophthalmus magnuspinnatus isolate fPerMag1 chromosome 8, fPerMag1.2.pri, whole genome shotgun sequence genome contains:
- the LOC117374435 gene encoding myosin heavy chain, fast skeletal muscle-like, whose product is MSTDAEMEAYGPAAIFLRKPEKERIAAQTAPFDAKTAYFVVDNDEMYVKCKVVKREGGKATCETDGGKTVTVKEDDIHPRNPPKFDKMEDMAMMTHLNEPSVLYNLKERYASWMIYTYSGLFCVVVNPYKWLPVYDAVCVAAYRGKKRIEAPPHIFSISDNAYQFMLTDRENQSVLITGESGAGKTVNTKRVIQYFATIAALGAKKDTQASASKMQGSLEDQIVAANPLLEAYGNAKTVRNDNSSRFGKFIRIHFGTSGKLASADIETYLLEKSRVTFQLSAERSYHIFYQLMTGHKPELLEALLITTNPYDYPMISQGEITVKSINDVEEFIATDTAIDILGFTADEKINIYKLTGAVMHHGNMKFKQKQREEQAEPDGTEVADKISYLMGLNSADMLKALCYPRVKVGNEMVTKGQTVPQVNNAVSALCKSVYEKMFLWMVIRINEMLDTKQSRSFFIGVLDIAGFEIFDFNSLEQLCINFTNEKLQQFFNHHMFVLEQEEYKKEGIEWEFIDFGMDLAACIELIEKPMGIFAILEEECMFPKASDTTFKNKLHDQHLGKTKAFEKPKPGKGKAEAHFSLVHYAGTVDYNITGWLDKNKDPLNDSVVQLYQKSGNKLLCFLYAAHGAAEAESGGKKGGKKKGGSFQTVSALFRENLAKLMTNLRSTHPHFVRCLIPNETKTPGLMENFLVIHQLRCNGVLEGIRICRKGFPSRILYGDFKQRYKVLNASVIPEGQFIDNKKASEKLLGSIDVDHTQYKFGHTKVFFKAGLLGTLEEMRDEKLAELVTMTQALCRGYVMRKEFVKMMERRESIFSIQYNIRSFMNVKNWPWLKLYFKIKPLLKSAETEKELSQMKENYEKMQSDLAAALAKKKELEEKMVSLLQEKNDLQLQVASEVENLSDAEERCEGLIKSKIQLEAKLKETTERLEDEEEINAELTAKKRKLEDECSELKKDIDDLELTLAKVEKEKHATENKVKNLTEEMASQDEAIAKLTKEKKALQESHQQTLDDLQAEEDKVNTLTKAKTKLEQQVDDLEGSLEQEKKLRMDLERAKRKLEGDLKLAQESIMDLENDKQQSDEKIKKKDFEISQLLSKIEDEQSLGAQLQKKIKELQARIEELEEEIEAERAARAKVEKQRADLSRELEEISERLEEAGGATAAQIELNKKREAEFQKLRRDLEESTLQHEATAAALRKKQADSVAELGEQIDNLQRVKQKLEKEKSEYKMEIDDLSSNMESVAKSKGNLEKMCRTLEDQLSELKAKNDENVRQLNDINAQKARLQTENGEFSRQLEEKEALVSQLTRGKQAFTQQIEELKRHVEEEVKAKNALAHGVQSARHDCDLLREQYEEEQEAKAELQRAMSKANSEVAQWRSKYETDAIQRTEELEEAKKKLAQRLQEAEESIEAVNSKCASLEKTKQRLQGEVEDLMIDVERANALAANLDKKQRNFDKVLAEWKQKYEEGQAELEGAQKEARSLSTELFKMKNSYEEALDQLETMKRENKNLQQEISDLTEQIGETGKSIHELEKAKKTVETEKSEIQTALEEAEGTLEHEEAKILRVQLELNQVKGEVDRKLAEKDEEMEQIKRNSQRIIDSMQSTLDAEVRSRNDALRVKKKMEGDLNEMEIQLSHANRQAAEAQKQLRNVQGQLKDAQIHLDDAVRGQEDMKEQVAMVERRNGLMLAEIEELRAALEQTERARKVAEQELVDASERVGLLHSQNTSLLNTKKKLESDLVQVQSEVDDTVQEARNAEDKAKKAITDAAMMAEELKKEQDTSAHLERMKKNLEVTVKDLQHRLDEAENLAMKGGKKQLQKLESRVRELEAEVEGEQRRGADAVKGVRKYERRVKELTYQTEEDKKNVNRLQDLVDKLQLKVKAYKRQAEEAEEQANSHMSRLRKVQHELEEAQERADIAESQVNKLRAKSRDAGKGESAE